Below is a genomic region from Astatotilapia calliptera chromosome 13, fAstCal1.2, whole genome shotgun sequence.
TGCTGTAATAACTCTCAGTGTTATACCTATATGGACTCAAATACTGTGTGCACAGTAGTAATTATTGTTTCCTTTTCATCAGTTGTCACAGAAACCATAACCTCCACAACCAGACTGACATCTCTCCCACCAAGTGAGTCTCTTTGGTCTAGCCATGTTTGCCTTAATTGTTGTcagcaaactaaaaacaaaaaaagaaataagagtaatTATAGTTCTAAAGGAAGTTCCCGATGAGTAACTGCTTCTTGTGTTTTGCTGTGTGTCTTCGTTGCTAGAGGGAACCAGCGGATCAAATCACAGGAATATGTCCAGCAGTGCTGGAGGGCTGGGCTTGGAGAAGAATGTCTTAAcccagaacagcagcagtggaacTTACTTTTCTTCATGTGAGAGCAACTTTCCACTTAAAATGAGGaagctgcagttttgttttgagaTGCTGAATGTCACATTTTTAACCCGAATTACAAAAGACAGATTCTAGTTTTTTGCATCCAGGCAGGAATATTTTATTTCTTGAAAGTAGCTCTGACGTCATTATTGATGCACTAAGATACAGCGGAGAGCATTACTATTAAAGGAGGCTGAGGTGGAGCTGGTTTACTGAAACGTTATTTTTCGGGTGCCAGAGGGAAACGGTTACTGTATTTAACTTTTAGCTCCAATCTCAGTAAAGATACTTACTTAGATGTTATGGTTTCATGCTACTATATACTTCTGCTCCACAGCATGGCATAGGGAAATACTTTACTTCTTTTAGTTATTTAGCAGGTTTTTAATTAGAAATGACTATTTTTGTGCAATATTTATGGGGAacttttttattgaattgaatgaataaGTTAAACCAGggtttaatgtaaaaatgacagatctggatgttttcacacactAAAACAGGAGTTCCTCTTGTTGTAAAGTAACTATCAGTACTCTAATTTAGTTTCTGTACAGTTTGTGGACTGTACAGAAAAaccaaattaaataactgaGCCTGTTTCAAGTGTTTCAAGTTTTGCACAACTGGTCAGCTGAACGTGTGGCAATGCGAGTGTTATCTGCAGAATCTGTATAACATTAATCATATTCTGCAGGTAAACACGTTCAGGAGTTTCAGTGGATCTGTTTTAGCTGCTAATGTACACTTGCCACAGGAAatcatttacttttctttttagaaacagcagtttttattaaataaaaacgaTTATCTTATGTAGCATCTTCTGTGGAGGTTTCTCAGGAATATTTTCCAGTAAGTGGGACTTTAAAATGGATCATCACTATATATTTTCTGTGTGCTATGTAGTATTTCCAGTATGTTCAGTTTTTCTGAGATGTGGCAGAGCAGAAGCTGTAAATACTCATGTAAAATGGCACTATCTTAAATTTACAGCTGAGAAAAGGGACTTAGTTACTACTTCCTGGTCATATTAGTCCAATCATGACTGAAGAGTTCTGTGAAATCATAAATAATTTTGGAAATCATCCTTCCAGCTTCTGTAGGTGTGAACACCGGGAGCTACAGCTCCTCCTCGGGAATCTACCTCGGCGGAGACTCCTCAGGAGGGGGTGAGGGAGGTGGGACCTACATAGATGGAGAAAGCTTTGGAATTgccacaggaggaggaggaggtggaggcagCGGAGGCAGTTATCTCGTGAGCTCCGCGTCCAAGGTCCGGTCCAGCTCGTCGGGCGGTGCCAGGAGGACGCAGACTGCTGGCTCATCAGGAGGCCTGTCGCCAGCTTTCCGGGAGAGGAAGCACATATCCAGCCGCTCAGGGGGCTATGATGGTGAGATCCTGTTAATAAAACAGTTGGCATCAGAGAGTGAAGGAAACTGGCACAACTCAAGGGTGCTGTTTATACTCCTGCTCAACCATTGTGCTTTCTTCTAGGGAGTTCCAGTGCTAATTCCTCTCCAGAATTTACTCGCAAAGATTATGGAAACTATTGTAAGTGAAAAGGCTTATCAATGTTCTCATTGCACAATATCTCTCCTGTTTTACCCTAAACATACCCTAAACAtgtgtctctgtttttctttcaggctCTGGTGCCACAAGAGGGAGAAGCGAAAGCAGAGGTATTTAATAATAGCTCCTCCCCTCATTATTTCTGCACCATCTGACTCtgaattgttatttatttatttattttattaaatgagGATTCCATTGTCCATTGtgtgttgtgattttttttccagaaagcGAGATCAGAGTCAGATTGCAAAGTGCCTCCCCCACTCCCTGCAGATGTAAGACCTCTCAATCCATTTGCTGCTGTTATGCAAGTTCTCAgaactttttctcattttgtccTGTTCCTGAGTACATTCATTCAAAGAACCACTTGCATAGTGAAAGACTTTTTACTATGGGGTGTCTCTTTTGAATCATGTGGATCAGATTTATATtacgttccacttctcacatgcGAGTCTATAAAATTCTAATTTGTAACACGTGTTGCAGTTAGTTCTCCAAAACAGAACATATACATCAGCAAAAAGAGACGAGGGGAGGTTTAAACAGTGGGGACTGTGCCTTTGTTTGCACTGTAGCCATGTGGAGAAAAGGTTATGGGGCAGAGTTTTGGTGGTAGCAACGGCACACATGACTCACTGTTTGCAGTAAGTCCCATTTTAGACCAAAACGGTGCAGAGTTAGAGCTGAACAGATGATCATCGCTCCCCCTGCTGATTGAAGTCCATAAGTGCTGTTATTTAATCCACATTTTTTAAGAGTTAGTCACTCTGTGCCACCTTTGGCCCCCTCAGCCTGCCACGGTACATCGTGTGTAGTGGTGGAGAAAGCACTTTTactaaatataataaaacaaaaacaagaccgTAACTCTCAGAAGTGGAGTGTAAGTCTCTTCTTTTGTAGGTTTTGCAGCTATTATCACTCgcagaaatattacaaataaaaatactttcaaAACAATAAATCATGGCCACTTTTACACTGTGAGATTATTGCATGAGTACATGTTAGATATTTATATGATTGATTATACCTGTTTTATGACAAACGGAGATTAACTAATATTTTCAGAGGACACATACCCCCAACTAACCAAACTAAATGAAGAATAAATATTAagacaaaatgttaaattttctttaaaaagtgttttttgtgtttgcctCTTGCAAAATTACAGTCTTCTGTTTTTAGGATTCCTTTTAGCCATAAACTTCTAACAGTTTCTGCTGTTGAGTTTCTAGTTCAAATTCAAGATGAAACAGTATCTGAGATGTGCTGCATTGTTGCATTTGTTTGTGCGTTTGTGGTTCTGCAGGGACAGAGTTGGATGACGTGAAGAAGCTGCTGAAGGGACGCTCTAGCAGCGTCAGCCCCACTCGCTCCTCCAGTGCCTCCATCACCCTGCCTGTCCCTAAAAAGGCCAGCGTGGAGACCAAGACCATCTCAGTGGCCTCTCAGTCAGGTATACTACAGTGCTAAACCCTTTAGCGTTGGAGATTCACGTAGAAGAACATCTTGTCAAAATAGTCAGGGTTTATTAAAAAGTCATTATATATTAGAGAGGTGTCACAGGAAATCTTAATATGgaataaagagggaaaaaataacattaataaaaatgtatattaatgtgcaataaagtTAGTTGTCAAGTTGTGTCCAATATATAGATTTAGTCTGAATGTGGAAACAGGTTATAAGGGGTTAAACTGTTTAATAGACTCTTATATATTGGTTTTACCttttctcacacacattcatactatGTCTTTAAGCTCTTTTTAACTgtcacacgcacactcacactctgatggatgcatcagaggcCAATTATGGTTCAGTATAACACAGACAGTGGGGGGCTACCGACCAAACTACAGGACAACGCACTGCCGCCTGAGCTGcacatcacagacacaaagtggagaaaagtgaaaactagagacacatttaaaatgtttgtctttgtgtcttttctctccTGCAGTTTCAAGTTCTTTTGGCTCTGGTGTGAGATCACCTGGGTTCAACACCATTGATTTATCAGGACTGTATGATACCGGCCTGACAAATGGAAAGCTTGATAAATCAAGCCAGTATGATATCACAGACAAGTATGATACTGGCGTCAAATCAATTCAGTATGATGGTAGTCTGAAATCAGGACAGTATGATACTGGTGTGAGATCAGTGCAGTATGATGGTAGTCTGAAATCAGGACAGTATGATACTGGTGTGAGATCAGTGCAGTATGATGGTAGTCTGAAATCAGGACAGTATGATACTGGTGTGAGATCAGGACAGTATGATACTGGTGTGAGATCAGTGCAGTATGATGGTAGTCTGAAATCAGGACAGTATGATACTGGTGTGAGATCAGGACAGTATGATACTGGTGTGAGATCAGTGCAGTATGACACCACTGTAAGATCAGGTCAATATGACACTCTGGACTCCACGGTGTTCCCCACTTTCTCCTGGTCCACCTCCACTCTGCCATCCTCCTCCACTACAGTCATTGCTGGCAACACCAGCAGCTACACATACCAAAGTGGGCAGGTCAGCGCCAACAACATGGCTGCAGGCTTGGCACCAGTCATCCCCACCTCTCCATCATCCCTGTCAGGTGAGACCAAATGTTCCTGGATATACATGGATATGTTGTCACTACACATGCATTTATTATGCTCCATATCTACACATGCTTACATATAAACAAACATCTGAACAAGGAAACAGGTACACTATGATAAGTCTTATATTAGAAATCAGCAGATGTCATCATGCCCATCCTGATGGTCCATAGTGTTGAATTTGAATATTATATATTCTCAGAAAAACCTTGGAAGTATTTTCCATATTTGATGCAtgagtttttgtgagtttttgatACTTTTCCATAGTCAGTGTAATTCTTTtccctgaaaaaacaaaataaattgcacaaaCTCCAGTTAAGTCTTTCTTCTCTATTCTGGCTGGTTAGCATAGTCAAGTTGTAAAACTACTCTGGGGCCATAAATGGAAATGAAGGATGCTTCCTTTCTCCACTGTGACTTTCCTCCAGTGTGAAATAATTGGTAGTTACTTAATCAAATCTCTGCATCTATATTTTCTAGTTTACGGCTTTCAGAATAACCTGGCACCCACTTCGGCCAGTGTGCTCACCACCAGTGGAGCCAACGTAAATGCTAACCTGGGAGGTAAGAAAACCTTTTTTCTATCCTCTTTTTGCCCTCATTTCAAAATTGTGTCTTTCTTACATATTCATCTATGCGTTTGTATTTACAGGATATGGTGTTCAGAAGAACGTGACCAACGGTGGCAGCGGCATCAGCACTGGAGTCTCTACGGGTAAGTCTGCAACAGTTTAAATCCCCCTGAATCTGATAAAAATAATCAAAGGCTGAACAAGATTAATTCCTGGTGGTTTGTCTTTTATCAGCCACTAGATCCCAAACTGATGACGCCTATAAGAAAGACTATAAGTTCGTggtttctgaaaaagaaaacgttCCAGCCAAAAGGGAGACAGATATGCTCATTTTGGCAAAAGACACCGGCAAGCAGTTTACCAGCAGCGGCATTCATGTAGGAGGAGGTGAGCCTCACACTCAGCGCCACCTACTGGGCATACAAGTTCCTCAACTTTCCTTAGAGTTTTAATCGGGAATTGGTCTGACATGTATTTAATTGCACTGTTTTTTATTCGTTTTTTGGTTATAATTTAAACTCCTTTAGAAGCTGATTGTCTGTTACAGTTTGTCATTGtatgttttcagtttagttccttaagaaaaaataaataaatacataaaatgggtgctttttctgttttcacagggTCACTGTCAGGAGACTCGATAAAGAAGGAGAAGCTTATTTCGAGCTACGGTGAAACGGCCCAACTGAAGGCAGAGACTGGCAACTCTTACTGTGAGAGCATCTTAAAAGCATCTCCAATGTGACTGATttacaagaaaacaacaacaataacaaaaaaattggTGATGTTGGTTTATTTCTTGCACAGATGGTTCATCTGGAGTTGTAATGAAAGACAAAGCCACCTATGCAGGTAAGTTTCATCGACATAAATATTGAGGAGTTAATTGACAGTGTACTGAAAATTTAATGTTGGATTGAACTCGTCACTCTTTCTGCAGAGATTCACAGGGACAGCGGCATCTTCGGAGGCGGAGGACTATGCTGTTGTTCGGACTCCTGTTGCTCCTGGTGGAAGTGGCTGCTGGGCCTTCTCCTTCTCTCCCTGCTCTTGCTGGGACTCCTGTTTGGCCTCATTGCTCTGGGTAAGATTGAACTGTGCAGCCTTATGAGAGTCCCCCACCCCAAAGGCCACAGATAAGATAAAACCTCAGGAGTCTGAAGGGCCAGTTTCTAAAGCTGCTGTGCTGTGAAGGATCAGAGAGTGACTGTTTTTTAACCAATAAAAAGTGTTTCAGCCTTTATAGACTAGTCTCCACTATTGAGCTGAGAAACAATAAATGTAATTCTCTCCCTGGAAATATGATCTCTTAGTGCCGTCCCACCCCCATAAAGTCTGGCATTCATTCATTGTCTACAGACCAGCTCTGGAAATCGTTGCTGGATGACATCAGAGACTCGAGTTTGCTTTGCCTGTAGCACGAGAGTTGTTGTTGTGGATTTACCCtgataaaaatgtgatgtcaaGAACCTGAAAATACATTTGCAACTTACACTGAAGCATCCACAGCCTGCTCAGAGTCTGTGAACTGATAAACGTCTGTTTTTCATCATTCAGTTCAATACATATGTTATAACTTATAGCTTAGTTATATGTTAAGTTAAATATGTTCCGAGGGGAACACAAATGAATTTACGAGTCTTCACTCTCAGTCTTAGACTGTGAAGCAACAGCAGAGTTTGAGAGGATATACACTTCATTTTTATGTCCcttgaaaacaaaggaaaaataaaaatttgactCTGTATGTCTGGATAAATAATAgcctttttattgcttttaattGTTCCAGTATTCCATATATAGTTTAGAAACTGAGGCTTAAGTGCCATATTacagttcattcatttctttctaAAATCTGCATTTCCTCCTTCATCCTGGTATGAAGTTGGAGGGCTAAATAATCTGTTAAATTGTACAAGTCATCataactgaagcacaaacttctGGGATGGTCTGTACCACCCAGAAAGCCACGTTGTAGATCATACAGCTCCACTAAAACACTTCAAATAGcaccaacaccacaaacactGTCTAAGACCCCAGTACAGGTAGTATGGAACGGGAAACCGCCAACAGTAACCAAAAATGCTTCTtctatcaggctgtaaacatacTTTAAATGTTGTATAGTTCAACAGCATCTTAACATGGAAGTCAAAGAGCACTTACATGCTTTTGGaggcagcctcaagtggcctctaggggaactgcagttttgggCTCTTAtccactggatttttttttcctcgggCTTGGAGGCTCCCACAAAGGGAAGCTGCAAGAATCCCGTTCTATACTTGTGCTCACATTTACTACAAATATGAGCAAGTAAATATGttacattttagatttttagaCCACAGCTAAAACATCATAGTACTTTCATCACGGAGTCATGAGTCacgaagagaaaaagaaagataacACTTTATATTTGAGAAGCTGTAAATAAGAATTTTTTACTTACGGTGGAAACATCTGCCTGTCTTTTTCTCAGCTGAGGATGTGAGAAAGCTGAAGAGTCGAGTGGCGACCCTGGAAGCTGCGTCATCGGTCGCTGGCGCCCACACCAGTCGGCTGTCTTCCAATGATATCAACACTTATGTGGATGGTGGAGGTATGGGCACTGACAACACCATAGGCGTGGGTGGAGGAGATGGAAGTTCAGGATCCAGGACACAAGTTCAGATTTCCACAAGTGATGTCAGCGCAGGTGGTAATGGCATTGGAGGGTCTACTGGTACTTCTGGTGTTGGAGCTGGTACCAGTTCCAGTGGGAGCTCCAGCAGTAGTGGAAGCAGCAGCGTCGGGAGTGCTGGTACAAGTCAAAGTGGTAGAGTTGATGCTGCTGGTACCGGTCAACGAGTTGGGGTTACCGGTTCTGCTAGTGGTGCCGGTACTGGCACTGACCTCAGGATCAGCGTGAGTGGAGGACACATAGATTCTGCTGCTCTTCAGCTGGCCATCCAGCACATGTTAAGGGCTGAAATGCAGTCGCAGGCATTCAAaggtaccacacacacacacacacacacacacacacacacacacacacacacacacacacacacacacacacacacacacacacacacacacacgcacacatacatatttacatatcaTGCACTACATTCATgtaattgttttcctttttcagctactttagCGTCCTCAgtacagggagagagaggattGCCTGGGCCTAaaggtaaaatataaaaaagtttatataattacatCTAAAACTATAATGTTCTTGAGGTAATCAAAATCAGCTGCatgtcatttaaaattttaagaaTGTTTATTTTCCTACTCTTTTTATGCGACCCTGGAACTAAAGGTTTAACAGCAGTATCTCTTACTGaccaaaatattttctttttggagTATTTCGGGTGAAGTCCTGCTCCATTTTTCTGCTCTTATTtctcttgtgttttattttttataggaGATCCCGGTTTCCCTGGCATCCCAGGTGAGTAACGATGacttacattttcatttattaatcacTACAGCCCACCCAATTTGTTTTCAGGCTGATATTATCTGTGTGCTGATCTATCAGTATCAGCATTTATAACAgcagttacagttttttacagacgctaggacacatttctcaatacttaggtcacgtttgcaaaactcctcacacagtgagcacaacagaagtctatgtgggctaaactgaggaccagttatcattgttttggcacaaaatgcattcaatgactacatctctcaaatttcatgaattatcttctcactcagacacaacaactgccaaaaatctttgtacgtacaggacattttgcatgtgcttacatactgttttcaaaactgttaaacttatggccaaaacaataatacaatgcaaaacttgaaaagacagcaaaatccaacagcaatattttattgaaacatatttccaatctaaaaatgcagtttaaccagccacagctgattctcattgtagatgaacatctacacagatgttactccttcaatttcaTTACAAAAGGAGACAACTGCTgaataggtttttttttgtgatgtaaaCATGGACCCAGCCAGAAAtggagtagattagcattactattgtatgtgtatcagtggatggtgtgtatacaaattcttgtattgtgggattacttagtgcaaaaaaataaaaacacataaacaaatattacagttttttacagacgctaggacacatttctcaatacttaggtcacttttgcaaaacacttcacacaatcctcctaactgaccatcagcttggcaaagcagttcatttcacattcaaaatgcactacaactaccaaaacacttcattcaggtctcaaataaactcattcttccagaacactagcaaaggttgacagccgacaaacacactttgtcacccacaaaacaaagacctaaaaaacacttacaacatgtagcattacacagtgtttccttgtgtaaaacaaggacacatctctgtttataatttcaatatatgttactggaatgaatcagacatcatgcagaattcgttaatatttgtttatgtatttttatttttttgcactaagtaatcccaaaatacaagaatttgtatacacaccatccactgatacacatacaatagtaatgctaatctactcggtctcctccatttggccacaggttctcatccacatcacatcttatgtcatctagggcaatgcacctaggaaagaatcttctggctgccagaattgaaggagttgaaaaattgaaggagtaacacctgtgtagatgttcatctacaatgagaatcagctgtggctggttaaactgcatttttagatttaaaatatgtttcaataaaatattgctgttggattttgctgtctttttaagttttgcattgtgttattgttttggccataagtttaacagttttgaaaacagtatgtaagcacatgcaaaatgtcctgtacgtacaaagatttttggcagttgttgtgtctgagtgagaagataattcatgaaatttgagagatgtggtcattgaatgcattttgtgccaaaacaatgataactggtcctcagtttagcccacatagacttctgtcgtgctcactgtgtgaggagttttgcaaacgtgacctaagtattgagaaatgtgtcctagcgtctgtaaaaaactgtaacgaattctgcatgatgtctgattcattccagtaacatatattgaaattataaacagagatgtgtccttgttttacacaagaaaacactgtgtaatgctacatgttgttagtgttttttaggtcattgttttgtgggtgacgaAGTGTGTTTgccggctgtcaacctttgctagtgttctggaagaatgagtttatttgagacctgaatgaagtgttttggtagttgtagtgcattttgaatgtgaaatgaactgctttgccaagctgacggtcagttaggaggattgtgtgaagtgttttgcaaaagtgacctaagtattgggaaatgtgtcctagcgtctgtaaaaaactgtaaaacacactTCAACCATGTTAGGACCATTAACGTTAGATAcaatagtttgtccaccagagggcgggTTACAATTTTCCTGTTGTCAGCGTGTTTGGCACACAACACAAGCTGATCTGAGTAGATTTGGGCAGGGTGAAAATGGATCGACAAGTGTTACAGAGATCTGTTTGTGTGTCGTGtgtctgaaacaaaaacatttcagccGAAACACTGGAAAAGTGGATTTAAAATACCTCCAAATGTCAGTGTCAGTATCAGCATTGGTATCGGATGCTAgtcatcacattattttatatttttcttagaATTACTGTGTGGTATTGTGACGCCATTTTTACTCACTGTGACTGTGACTTCAGGTCCTCCAGGTGCGATGGGACATTCAGGCCCCGAAGGTCCCAAAGGACAAAAAGGAACTCAAGgtacacaaaacatttcaagttAAAATTGAATTCATGATGTAGCTGCTCAGCTGAGTTAGAGCCACTGATCATCTCTGTGCTTTATGTGTGATCAGGTGAACATGGAGCTGAGGGGCCACCGGGTCTCAGAGGTCGTGAGGGCCCAGTTGGCCCGAGAGGTGAGCCAGGACCTCCAGGCTTTGGAATTAAAGGCGACAGAGGTATGGTTCATACTCAGAGCAATCAAAGACCTTGTCCAGCTTGACTCGCAAACAGTTTGTCACTACAAGATCTTTTATGTTTGGCTTCTGCAGGTGCTCATGGAGATCCTGGGGTTCCTGGGCCTGTAGgacctatcggcccccctggacCAAAAGGTGAGATCAGTAAAGATGGAGCTTTCAAattcaagtaaacaaacaaacaaaaacatctatGAATGCCTCCTTATTGAGCCATTTATGAGATGACAAGCATTTAATCCCTCGTGGTGTCTGTACCGTTTGcagcagcaggtggcagtatAGAGTCAGTTTATGAATACAGCCTCAAGATGCAATTTTTCAGCTGACATTACttatcaaaaaaaacaaaaacaaacaaagaatggcctatcattgctttatttttattcatactcTCcagaaatatgttttatttgtgaCTTCATGCATAATTAAACTCATATgtctttcctgtttttccaAATAGCGTTACCAAAACACTTAGAAAGCTTTGGTttagaaaacactggaaaaaagttgttgtttttttcactacagttatttatttacttattcgTTTATTTTACATCTGTGTCACTTTAGAGCAATTTTGATTTCTCAGtgtaatgaaagaaagaaagctcaAGCTTTCCTAAAGTGCCAATGTGAatcaaaacagtttttaaattcttatttttGTCCAAATGCTGTTATAATTATTAATTGCTAATTATTCTTTCAGGTGCACAGGGGCTGTCTGGACTTTCTGGGCCACCAGGTTAGTGCATTAAATCGAATTCATCTACTTGCTTAGCGGAATTTACCACAAAATGTatttagcaccagctgaaaataGCATCATTAGTGTTTTAACTTCATTCCTGGCCTTTAACATGAACTGCTTTG
It encodes:
- the col17a1b gene encoding collagen alpha-1(XVII) chain isoform X3, encoding MSSSAGGLGLEKNVLTQNSSSGTYFSSSSVGVNTGSYSSSSGIYLGGDSSGGGEGGGTYIDGESFGIATGGGGGGGSGGSYLVSSASKVRSSSSGGARRTQTAGSSGGLSPAFRERKHISSRSGGYDGSSSANSSPEFTRKDYGNYCSGATRGRSESRESEIRVRLQSASPTPCRWTELDDVKKLLKGRSSSVSPTRSSSASITLPVPKKASVETKTISVASQSVSSSFGSGVRSPGFNTIDLSGLYDTGLTNGKLDKSSQYDITDKYDTGVKSIQYDGSLKSGQYDTGVRSVQYDGSLKSGQYDTGVRSVQYDGSLKSGQYDTGVRSGQYDTGVRSVQYDGSLKSGQYDTGVRSGQYDTGVRSVQYDTTVRSGQYDTLDSTVFPTFSWSTSTLPSSSTTVIAGNTSSYTYQSGQVSANNMAAGLAPVIPTSPSSLSVYGFQNNLAPTSASVLTTSGANVNANLGGYGVQKNVTNGGSGISTGVSTATRSQTDDAYKKDYKFVVSEKENVPAKRETDMLILAKDTGKQFTSSGIHVGGGSLSGDSIKKEKLISSYGETAQLKAETGNSYYGSSGVVMKDKATYAEIHRDSGIFGGGGLCCCSDSCCSWWKWLLGLLLLSLLLLGLLFGLIALAEDVRKLKSRVATLEAASSVAGAHTSRLSSNDINTYVDGGGMGTDNTIGVGGGDGSSGSRTQVQISTSDVSAGGNGIGGSTGTSGVGAGTSSSGSSSSSGSSSVGSAGTSQSGRVDAAGTGQRVGVTGSASGAGTGTDLRISVSGGHIDSAALQLAIQHMLRAEMQSQAFKATLASSVQGERGLPGPKGDPGFPGIPGPPGAMGHSGPEGPKGQKGTQGEHGAEGPPGLRGREGPVGPRGEPGPPGFGIKGDRGAHGDPGVPGPVGPIGPPGPKGAQGLSGLSGPPGQPGLQGFRGESGPPGAKGDRGLAGFQGLKGDTGDKGPRGAQGESGLPGPPGPAGEKGSKGSVGLSGQDGAKGSRGDQGPAGPPGLRGPAGPPGDNGLPGTPGLQGPPGIPGNPGQPGTKGDTGAPGRIINAAAGSTAVGIPGAPGPAGPPGPPGAPGLSGPIGPAGLPGQPGPKGDRGEKGDVGESELSLSKSETVSSSRTDRLFRENGGLAQSGPPGPPGPPGPPGRPGDSRQGPPGPPGPPGQPGYGRPGPKGDKGDSSFVSSAGAALYPGPPGPPGPPGAKGSTGLQGPRGYQGEPGQPGVPGTPGTPGTNERVSTYGGGRGLPGPPGPPGPPGPQGLKGDTGAPGIPGASRGSISVTSGPPGPPGPAGPPGLPGSFASSTEMRQYISDYLSRARQSAIPGPPGPPGPPGPPGTYSGSIDDISLRVIAYLRRSDSGFSLGVQGPPGPPGPPGPASGSLTVSGLIAMLQRDDVRRYLTGPPGPQGPPGPPGTSVGLSGSYRVEEIATYVFNFMNERGIARGPPGPRGPPGVAGPPGPAGSGFTTATIDYSALIKNSDFRSWIASAVQQGPPGPPGVPGLPGPTGPQGPPGVSTATVYGAGGRGYSLEEIQRYLQGSGFRGLPGPPGPPGPQGPPGTYTGSVSYSGNFPRESIRTEIQQYLTSDSVRRTITGPPGPPGPRGLKGERGEPGYLQTYAQSQTYAQGDSHNNPQIRQIDVSKLAETLDYSNVAIKVTDYIKSQGLLQGYSGGASLTTNVRAIQGPPGPPGPPGPPGHSRVFAAYGNITADLMDFFRVYGTIPGPSGSPGPKGERGYPGPKGDKGDPGPPGLPGIPGTYTVQIPHRVQKREAGNKLVGRRQKHRRQAGSG
- the col17a1b gene encoding collagen alpha-1(XVII) chain isoform X1, whose protein sequence is MDELTRQMDFSEEKVVTETITSTTRLTSLPPKGTSGSNHRNMSSSAGGLGLEKNVLTQNSSSGTYFSSSSVGVNTGSYSSSSGIYLGGDSSGGGEGGGTYIDGESFGIATGGGGGGGSGGSYLVSSASKVRSSSSGGARRTQTAGSSGGLSPAFRERKHISSRSGGYDGSSSANSSPEFTRKDYGNYCSGATRGRSESRESEIRVRLQSASPTPCRWTELDDVKKLLKGRSSSVSPTRSSSASITLPVPKKASVETKTISVASQSVSSSFGSGVRSPGFNTIDLSGLYDTGLTNGKLDKSSQYDITDKYDTGVKSIQYDGSLKSGQYDTGVRSVQYDGSLKSGQYDTGVRSVQYDGSLKSGQYDTGVRSGQYDTGVRSVQYDGSLKSGQYDTGVRSGQYDTGVRSVQYDTTVRSGQYDTLDSTVFPTFSWSTSTLPSSSTTVIAGNTSSYTYQSGQVSANNMAAGLAPVIPTSPSSLSVYGFQNNLAPTSASVLTTSGANVNANLGGYGVQKNVTNGGSGISTGVSTATRSQTDDAYKKDYKFVVSEKENVPAKRETDMLILAKDTGKQFTSSGIHVGGGSLSGDSIKKEKLISSYGETAQLKAETGNSYYGSSGVVMKDKATYAEIHRDSGIFGGGGLCCCSDSCCSWWKWLLGLLLLSLLLLGLLFGLIALAEDVRKLKSRVATLEAASSVAGAHTSRLSSNDINTYVDGGGMGTDNTIGVGGGDGSSGSRTQVQISTSDVSAGGNGIGGSTGTSGVGAGTSSSGSSSSSGSSSVGSAGTSQSGRVDAAGTGQRVGVTGSASGAGTGTDLRISVSGGHIDSAALQLAIQHMLRAEMQSQAFKATLASSVQGERGLPGPKGDPGFPGIPGPPGAMGHSGPEGPKGQKGTQGEHGAEGPPGLRGREGPVGPRGEPGPPGFGIKGDRGAHGDPGVPGPVGPIGPPGPKGAQGLSGLSGPPGQPGLQGFRGESGPPGAKGDRGLAGFQGLKGDTGDKGPRGAQGESGLPGPPGPAGEKGSKGSVGLSGQDGAKGSRGDQGPAGPPGLRGPAGPPGDNGLPGTPGLQGPPGIPGNPGQPGTKGDTGAPGRIINAAAGSTAVGIPGAPGPAGPPGPPGAPGLSGPIGPAGLPGQPGPKGDRGEKGDVGESELSLSKSETVSSSRTDRLFRENGGLAQSGPPGPPGPPGPPGRPGDSRQGPPGPPGPPGQPGYGRPGPKGDKGDSSFVSSAGAALYPGPPGPPGPPGAKGSTGLQGPRGYQGEPGQPGVPGTPGTPGTNERVSTYGGGRGLPGPPGPPGPPGPQGLKGDTGAPGIPGASRGSISVTSGPPGPPGPAGPPGLPGSFASSTEMRQYISDYLSRARQSAIPGPPGPPGPPGPPGTYSGSIDDISLRVIAYLRRSDSGFSLGVQGPPGPPGPPGPASGSLTVSGLIAMLQRDDVRRYLTGPPGPQGPPGPPGTSVGLSGSYRVEEIATYVFNFMNERGIARGPPGPRGPPGVAGPPGPAGSGFTTATIDYSALIKNSDFRSWIASAVQQGPPGPPGVPGLPGPTGPQGPPGVSTATVYGAGGRGYSLEEIQRYLQGSGFRGLPGPPGPPGPQGPPGTYTGSVSYSGNFPRESIRTEIQQYLTSDSVRRTITGPPGPPGPRGLKGERGEPGYLQTYAQSQTYAQGDSHNNPQIRQIDVSKLAETLDYSNVAIKVTDYIKSQGLLQGYSGGASLTTNVRAIQGPPGPPGPPGPPGHSRVFAAYGNITADLMDFFRVYGTIPGPSGSPGPKGERGYPGPKGDKGDPGPPGLPGIPGTYTVQIPHRVQKREAGNKLVGRRQKHRRQAGSG